A single genomic interval of Hydractinia symbiolongicarpus strain clone_291-10 chromosome 8, HSymV2.1, whole genome shotgun sequence harbors:
- the LOC130655481 gene encoding deleted in azoospermia-like isoform X1 gives MLHEDCQQESLGEYGKVMFVKTGEHTSVIYGTHYPNRLFVGCLPPEAGAEDLGNFFSSFGNVVEAKVVLDHYGRSKRFGFVTFSDPGKVESLIAGENIWFKGKKINVGPAVKKNLEPECTVKPSLKPSAKPFFCTNNNSQHAAKTVIRPCPAEPCHQQPDPIWDLSWALNDLSFQSLWGITNQVSSIWAPPNEARQQDTCMQEKSFSFLSEMQEYKYHSRCNQSYGNNFPYFPTYQGNMCAPPPGFN, from the exons ATGCTTCACGAAGACTGTCAGCAGGAATCGCTTGGAGAATACGGAAAAGTTATGTTTGTAAAG actGGCGAACACACTTCAGTAATTTATGGGACCCACTACCCAAATCGTTTATTTGTGGGCTGCCTTCCACCAGAGGCTGGAGCAGAAGATCTTGgtaacttcttttcttcttttggcAACGTGGTGGAAGCAAAGGTTGTGTTGGATCACTATGGAAGATCAAAGAGATTTGGTTTTGTTACTTTCAGTGATCCTGGAAAAGTAGAATCGTTAATTGCAGGGGAAAATATTTGGTTTAAAggcaaaaaaattaatgtagGGCCAGCGGTTAAGAAAAAT CTGGAACCAGAATGCACTGTAAAACCTTCACTTAAACCGTCAGCAAAACCATTTTTCTGTACGAACAATAACTCTCAGCACGCAGCCAAAACGGTTATTCGACCTTGCCCGGCTGAACCATGTCACCAGCAACCGGATCCAATATGGGATTTGTCATGGGCTTTAAATGATTTATCATTTCAATCGTTATGGGGAATCACGAACCAAGTTAGTTCTATATGGGCACCTCCAAATGAGGCCAGACAGCAAGACACGTGCATGCAGGAAAAATCCTTTAGCTTCTTGAGCGAGATGCAGGAATATAAATATCACAGCAGATGCAATCAGTCTTATGGTAATAATTTTCCGTATTTTCCCACGTACCAAGGAAACATGTGCGCTCCTCCTCCAGGGTTTAATTAA
- the LOC130655481 gene encoding deleted in azoospermia-like isoform X2: MTGEHTSVIYGTHYPNRLFVGCLPPEAGAEDLGNFFSSFGNVVEAKVVLDHYGRSKRFGFVTFSDPGKVESLIAGENIWFKGKKINVGPAVKKNLEPECTVKPSLKPSAKPFFCTNNNSQHAAKTVIRPCPAEPCHQQPDPIWDLSWALNDLSFQSLWGITNQVSSIWAPPNEARQQDTCMQEKSFSFLSEMQEYKYHSRCNQSYGNNFPYFPTYQGNMCAPPPGFN, encoded by the exons atg actGGCGAACACACTTCAGTAATTTATGGGACCCACTACCCAAATCGTTTATTTGTGGGCTGCCTTCCACCAGAGGCTGGAGCAGAAGATCTTGgtaacttcttttcttcttttggcAACGTGGTGGAAGCAAAGGTTGTGTTGGATCACTATGGAAGATCAAAGAGATTTGGTTTTGTTACTTTCAGTGATCCTGGAAAAGTAGAATCGTTAATTGCAGGGGAAAATATTTGGTTTAAAggcaaaaaaattaatgtagGGCCAGCGGTTAAGAAAAAT CTGGAACCAGAATGCACTGTAAAACCTTCACTTAAACCGTCAGCAAAACCATTTTTCTGTACGAACAATAACTCTCAGCACGCAGCCAAAACGGTTATTCGACCTTGCCCGGCTGAACCATGTCACCAGCAACCGGATCCAATATGGGATTTGTCATGGGCTTTAAATGATTTATCATTTCAATCGTTATGGGGAATCACGAACCAAGTTAGTTCTATATGGGCACCTCCAAATGAGGCCAGACAGCAAGACACGTGCATGCAGGAAAAATCCTTTAGCTTCTTGAGCGAGATGCAGGAATATAAATATCACAGCAGATGCAATCAGTCTTATGGTAATAATTTTCCGTATTTTCCCACGTACCAAGGAAACATGTGCGCTCCTCCTCCAGGGTTTAATTAA
- the LOC130655214 gene encoding replication factor C subunit 3-like → MSLWIDKHRPSTFSKLTYHLEQSQNLKRLISSGDFPHMLIYGPPGSGKKTRISCLLRELYGASVEKLKLEQQTFLTPSKKKIEISTIGSNYHIEVNPSDAGINDRVVIQELIKTTAQTHQFDSSSQKSFKVVVLMETDKLTKDAQHALRRTMEKYVGSCRIILCCNSTSKVIPAIRSRCLGIRVAAPSIEEVIQGLNSVCKKEGLNLPSELAKRIAEKSKGNMRRALLMCEACRVQQYPFTPDQVIQEADWEVFLKQTASLIIEQQTPKRLLEVRSRLYELLTHCIPPDIIIKGLLAELVKNCDGSLKSELTQLAAHYEHRLQLGTKAIYHLEAFVAKFMSIYKRFFEEGMAGMF, encoded by the exons ATGAGTCTCTGGATTGATAAACACCGTCCCTCTACTTTTTCAAAGTTGACCTATCATTTGGAACAGTCACAGAATTTGAAAAGATTG atAAGCAGCGGAGATTTTCCACATATGCTCATCTATGGGCCACCAGGTTCTGGAAAGAAAACCAGAATTTCATGCTTACTAAGAGAATTGTATGGTGCAAGTGTTGAGAAGTTGAAATTAGAACAGCAAACATTTTTA ACTCCATCAAAGAAGAAAATTGAAATATCAACTATTGGAAGTAATTATCACATCGAAGTAAACCCAAG TGATGCCGGCATAAACGATCGCGTTGTTATACAAGAATTAATCAAAACAACAGCTCAAACACACCAGTTCGATTCATCTTCACAAAAATCGTTTAAAG TTGTGGTGTTAATGGAGACAGACAAACTGACAAAAGATGCCCAGCATGCTTTACgtagaacaatggaaaaatatgtTGGATCGTGCCGAATAATACTGTGTTGTAATTCGACCAGTAAAGTGATCCCTGCTATTCGTAGCAGGTGTTTGGGTATTCGTGTGGCTGCGCCTTCTATTGAAGAG GTGATTCAGGGATTAAACAGTGTGTGCAAAAAAGAAGGGTTAAACCTACCATCAGAGCTGGCGAAACGAATAGCAGAAAAATCGAAAGGAAACATGCGAAGAGCGTTACTTATGTGTGAAGCGTGTAGAGTGCAACA GTATCCCTTCACACCAGATCAAGTTATTCAAGAAGCGGATTGGgaagtttttttgaaacaaacagCCTCGTTAATTATTGAGCAACAGACTCCAAAAAG GTTATTAGAAGTCCGAAGTCGTTTATATGAGCTGCTCACTCATTGTATACCGCCTGATATTATTATCAAG ggCTTGTTAGCAGAACTTGTCAAAAACTGCGATGGAAGTTTGAAATCAGAATTAACTCAACTAGCAGCGCACTATGAACACAGGCTTCAACTTGGAACAAAAGCTATATATCATTTAGAAGCGTTTGTAGCAAAATTCATGAGTATTTATAAAAGGTTTTTCGAAGAGGGGATGGCGGggatgttttga